One part of the Neoarius graeffei isolate fNeoGra1 chromosome 2, fNeoGra1.pri, whole genome shotgun sequence genome encodes these proteins:
- the LOC132874487 gene encoding alpha-2Da adrenergic receptor-like produces the protein MSGPNGTAEPNTTTPPTPPHTEAAAAFIILVASLLILVTIVGNALVIVAVLTSRALRAPQNLFLVSLASADILVAALVIPFSLANEVMGYWRFGSAWCALYLALDVLFCTSSIVHLCAISLDRYWSVTKAVSYNAKRTPSRVKFTIAVVWAISAVISFPPLIMTESDEHSERKCNINEEPWYILSSAIVSFFAPALIMIAVYRKIYRVAKQRSSAVFAEKNGGPRPRVSPSKTCMARDAKPEAESPSSLSSGSNRQQEERRRNDHDDDDDDEEELDDIDLEESYAWDSQPKKSGGARFAKRKKEESRGERTCCRTTPWVSKRSRTVPRVSRPLKVVRPNARKTIAAQMRERRFTFVLAVVMGVFVLCWFPFFFTYSLQAVCNQCRAPEGLFKLFFWIGYCNSSVNPIIYTIFNRDFRKAFKKIMCASATQRV, from the coding sequence ATGAGCGGACCAAACGGCACGGCGGAGCCCAATACAACTACACCTCCAACACCTCCACACACGGAGGCTGCGGCGGCCTTCATCATCCTCGTGGCGTCGCTGCTCATCCTGGTTACCATCGTTGGGAACGCGCTGGTCATCGTAGCCGTGCTGACGAGCCGTGCGTTGCGCGCCCCCCAAAACCTCTTTCTGGTGTCTCTGGCCTCGGCGGACATCCTGGTAGCGGCTCTTGTCATCCCGTTCTCGCTCGCCAACGAGGTGATGGGGTACTGGCGCTTCGGCAGCGCGTGGTGCGCGCTGTACCTGGCGCTGGACGTGCTTTTCTGCACGTCTTCCATCGTACACCTGTGCGCAATCAGCCTGGATCGCTACTGGTCGGTGACAAAGGCGGTGAGCTACAACGCCAAGCGCACGCCGTCGCGCGTTAAATTCACGATCGCGGTAGTGTGGGCGATCTCCGCGGTCATCTCCTTCCCGCCACTGATCATGACCGAGTCGGACGAGCACAGCGAACGGAAATGTAACATTAACGAGGAACCGTGGTACATCCTGTCGTCGGCCATCGTGTCCTTCTTTGCGCCCGCGCTCATCATGATCGCCGTCTACCGCAAGATCTACCGCGTGGCCAAACAGCGCTCGTCAGCCGTCTTCGCAGAGAAAAACGGTGGCCCGAGGCCGCGCGTATCACCTTCCAAGACGTGCATGGCGCGCGATGCCAAACCTGAAGCGGAGAGCCCGAGCAGCCTGAGCTCCGGGAGCAACCGGCAGCAGGAAGAACGGCGAAGAAACGACCACGACGATGACGACGACGACGAAGAGGAACTCGACGACATCGATCTGGAGGAGAGTTACGCATGGGACAGTCAGCCTAAAAAAAGCGGCGGCGCGCGCTTCGCCAAGCGCAAGAAAGAGGAAAGTCGAGGGGAGAGAACCTGCTGCCGTACCACCCCGTGGGTCTCGAAACGATCCCGCACCGTGCCGCGCGTCTCCAGGCCGCTCAAAGTCGTGAGGCCGAACGCGCGGAAAACCATTGCGGCGCAAATGCGCGAGAGGCGCTTCACCTTCGTCCTCGCGGTGGTGATGGGAGTGTTCGTGCTTTGCTGGTTCCCGTTTTTCTTCACGTACAGCTTGCAGGCGGTGTGTAATCAGTGCCGTGCGCCAGAAGGCCTTTTCAAGCTCTTCTTCTGGATCGGTTACTGTAACAGCTCCGTTAACCCCATCATTTATACAATATTTAACCGGGACTTCAGGAAGGCGTTTAAGAAAATCATGTGCGCGTCTGCAACTCAGCGCGTCTGA